The following proteins are co-located in the Vigna unguiculata cultivar IT97K-499-35 chromosome 9, ASM411807v1, whole genome shotgun sequence genome:
- the LOC114163039 gene encoding uncharacterized protein LOC114163039, which yields MCIQYPDGECELKSGLIHLLPKFHGLAGEDPYHHLKEFHVVCSSMRPTTVTEEHIKLKAFPFSLQDAAKNWLYCLLPGSINTWETLKRLFLEKFFPASRVAAIRKDIYGIRQQERESLHEYWERFKKLCASCPHHQINEHLLIQYFYEGLSIMDRQMIDAASGGSLVDKTPTNARQLIETMASNHQQFSTRSNSITLLKGTHGVEASYVADHKKLEGKLDDLAAMVRTLTDLQKKPIPSTLCGICASTNHPTEACSMLKETGTLDNEQPQAYAANIYGNNRPPRQQYNHDLSSNKYNPDWKEYPSQKWGNQQPQHQQVYVPPQQRQQPQPAATSGDSNMEAMMKMMADMMKGQINELKQTMEATNQNLQNQIGQMANELNQMKSQQGSSNLPAQTVINPRNVSAITLRSDKDNEVVPNDERGRSDEATQATSEIPAPSDNSRLVSPNTSSENPSPYSPPPPYPNRLKPKTKKMEELDKEILNTFKKVEINIPLLDAVRQIPKYAKFLKELCTHKRRIMDKEVVNMGRNVSSLIKKPAVRMPQKCKDPGMFSVPCIIGSTKFDNAMLDLGASINVMPLSVFTSLHLGPLKSTGVVIQLANRSTVNPAGVLEDVLVRVDKLIFPADFYILDMKDDEGMSSTTIILGRPFMMTARTKIDVHAGSLTMEIGDEKVQFNVLEAMKHPIEDHSLFCIDLLSNVVNNYAFGLLDVLSGFSSSLDFS from the exons atgtgcatccaatatccagatggagaatgtgagcttaagtctgggttaatccatcttttacccaaattccatggattagcaggagaagacccgtaccatcatttgaaggaatttcatgttgtttgttcatccatgagacctacaacagtgacagaggaacatatcaagcttaaggcttttccattctcattgcaagatgccgctaagaattggttatactgccttctgccaggatccatcaatacttgggagactctgaaaagattatttttggaaaagttttttccagcatctagagttgctgctattcgcaaagatatttatgggataaggcaacaagaaagagaaagtcttcacgagtattgggaaagattcaaaaagttatgtgcttcttgtcctcatcaccaaataaacgagcatctcctcattcaatacttttatgagggattgagtatcatggatagacaaatgatagatgctgcaagtggagggtcattggtggacaaaacgccaacaaatgcaagacaattgattgaaactatggcatcgaaccatcaacaattttccacaaggagtaattctataactctattgaagggaacccatggagtagaagcttcatatgttgcagatcacaagaaattagaagggaagttggatgacttagcggcaatggtaaggaccttgacagacttacagaaaaagcctatcccttctactttatgtggaatttgtgcttctactaatcatcctacagaggcttgttctatgttaaaagagacagggacgttagacaatgaacaacctcaggcatatgctgcaaacatctatggcaataatagaccacctcggcagcaatacaaccatgatttgtcctccaacaagtacaacccagattggaaggaatatcctagccagaaatggggaaatcaacagcctcaacaccaacaagtctatgttccacctcaacagaggcaacaaccacaaccagctgcaacctctggtgattcaaacatggaggcaatgatgaaaatgatggctgatatgatgaagggacaaatcaatgagttgaaacagacgatggaagcaaccaatcaaaacttgcagaaccagattggacaaatggcaaatgagttaaatcagatgaagtctcaacaaggctcgagcaatttgcctgcacaaactgtaatcaacccgagaaatgtaagtgctattactttaagatcgg ataaggacaatgaagttgtacctaatgatgaaagaggaagatcagatgaagcaacacaagcaacatctgaaatacctgcacccagtgataactccaggttggtatcccctaatacttcctctgaaaatccttctccttattctcctcctcctccctatccaaaccgtttgaaaccaaaaactaaaaagatggaggagttagacaaagaaatcctgaatactttcaagaaagtggagataaacattcctttgttggatgctgtgagacaaattcctaaatacgccaagtttctcaaagaattatgtacacataaaaggcgtattatggacaaagaggtagtgaacatgggaagaaatgtctctagcttaattaagaagcctgcagtcagaatgccgcaaaagtgtaaggatccaggtatgttttctgttccctgcattataggaagtactaagtttgacaatgctatgttagatttaggagcttccattaatgtaatgcctttatctgtttttacttcacttcatcttggacctcttaagtctactggtgtggtcattcaattggccaaccgtagcacagttaaccctgcaggtgtgctagaagatgtgcttgtccgtgtggacaagttaatttttcctgcagatttctacatcttggatatgaaggacgatgaaggaatgagttcaaccacaattatcttgggaagaccattcatgatgacagcacgtaccaagatagacgtgcatgcaggatccttgactatggagataggagatgagaaggtgcagtttaacgtgctagaagccatgaagcacccaattgaagaccattctttgttttgcattgatttattgagtaatgtagtgaacaattatgcttttggacttttggacgttttatctggtttttcttcttctttggatttttct